The following coding sequences are from one Roseburia hominis A2-183 window:
- a CDS encoding peptide arginase family protein — MRIVDIDMDYFLKEIPIIISENNTDRLPDEDYQVWSKDEVIDFLENKLGLSKETKIKGKIVTHHNEALYYWRKLIQEERLSIPFEVVHIDSHADLGLGYPSWTFIIDSLITVPVEERTKIENYGNMFEKYYEPRIGDYLLFALAFRWIKKLVYVCNPADIGNDYVWMILKDGMEPNDKIQLVHNEEMKAIEIASNTERYYATAKREPEVDFEIVRCAENISYNGEFDYLTFCVSPNYTPTAADFIIELMKEYIEGE; from the coding sequence ATGAGAATAGTGGATATAGATATGGACTATTTCTTAAAGGAAATCCCTATTATAATATCGGAAAACAATACAGATAGATTACCAGATGAAGATTATCAAGTATGGAGCAAAGATGAAGTGATTGATTTTTTGGAAAATAAACTGGGGCTTTCTAAAGAAACAAAAATTAAGGGGAAAATAGTCACCCACCATAATGAGGCATTATATTATTGGAGAAAGTTAATACAAGAAGAGAGATTGTCGATACCTTTTGAAGTAGTACATATTGATTCACATGCTGATTTGGGTTTGGGATATCCTTCTTGGACATTTATTATTGACTCTTTGATTACAGTGCCAGTAGAAGAAAGAACAAAAATAGAAAATTATGGTAACATGTTTGAAAAGTATTATGAGCCAAGAATAGGAGATTATTTGTTATTTGCACTGGCGTTCAGATGGATTAAAAAACTTGTTTATGTGTGTAATCCTGCAGACATAGGAAATGATTATGTGTGGATGATTTTGAAAGATGGGATGGAACCAAATGATAAAATTCAGTTGGTTCATAATGAAGAGATGAAAGCGATAGAGATTGCGTCAAATACAGAAAGGTATTATGCAACAGCAAAGCGTGAACCAGAGGTGGATTTTGAAATTGTAAGGTGTGCTGAGAATATCAGTTACAATGGAGAGTTTGATTATTTAACCTTCTGTGTTTCTCCGAATTATACACCAACAGCTGCTGATTTTATTATTGAATTAATGAAAGAATACATTGAGGGGGAATAG
- a CDS encoding HAMP domain-containing sensor histidine kinase has translation MIKAIKKKLSGKVFLITFVLLVSACSGTFFCILKIMPSSYLDTLNRNAEAQSLELLDTLSTYDNLDKCIKAISDFEIQTGSTVWLDDEYGNTLYPSNVTTEQDMVTADSYVTFDGSNTTDENVVSTEKDTKAYQFSLKNGASYTLVVITDLYVVRQSTEVLLSTFPYVIVMVFILSILCALFYSRFITRPVLKLSATSKQMASLDFSGRCDETRSDELGCLAHNLNCLSDSLSHSMLELQEANAQLKTDIEKERELERQRMDFFGAASHELKTPLTVLKGHLSGMLNGVVGYENHSKYLQRSLAVTEKMEVLIRELLYISRIEKNKTSIQFANIDFAELLRTVIAELTDFISEKKLSLHINIPDRVSCPLDRAEMERAIQNILINAIRYSPDGEQVIVTVTETNTIISCSIENTGVKIPETTICHLFEPFYRVDISRNSATGGTGLGLYIVRGILENHNAEYGIKNTENGVCFWLRLPKKQ, from the coding sequence TTGATAAAAGCAATTAAGAAAAAACTGTCGGGAAAAGTCTTTCTCATTACGTTTGTGCTACTTGTATCTGCTTGCAGCGGGACTTTTTTCTGTATCTTAAAAATTATGCCATCCTCATACTTAGATACCTTAAACCGAAATGCAGAGGCACAATCTTTAGAGTTGCTGGATACCCTGTCTACTTATGATAATCTGGACAAGTGCATAAAAGCTATATCCGACTTTGAAATTCAAACAGGGTCAACGGTCTGGCTTGATGACGAATATGGCAATACTCTTTATCCCTCGAATGTTACGACTGAACAAGACATGGTTACAGCCGATAGTTATGTTACATTTGACGGTAGCAATACAACAGATGAGAATGTAGTATCGACGGAAAAAGATACAAAAGCTTACCAGTTTTCATTGAAAAACGGGGCATCCTACACGCTCGTTGTGATAACAGACCTTTATGTTGTGCGGCAATCAACGGAAGTGTTGTTGTCTACATTTCCCTATGTTATCGTCATGGTGTTTATTCTGTCAATATTGTGTGCCTTGTTCTATTCTCGTTTTATTACTCGGCCTGTTCTAAAATTGAGTGCCACCTCAAAGCAAATGGCAAGTCTTGACTTTTCGGGGCGGTGCGATGAAACGCGATCTGACGAGTTGGGATGTCTGGCTCATAATTTGAATTGCTTGTCCGACTCACTTTCACACTCCATGTTGGAACTGCAAGAAGCAAATGCACAGCTTAAAACAGATATTGAAAAAGAACGAGAATTAGAACGTCAGCGAATGGACTTCTTTGGTGCTGCGTCCCATGAATTAAAAACGCCGCTTACTGTTCTAAAGGGGCATTTATCGGGAATGTTGAATGGTGTGGTTGGCTATGAAAATCACTCCAAATATCTCCAACGCTCTTTAGCTGTTACGGAAAAAATGGAAGTTCTTATAAGAGAACTTCTCTATATTTCTAGAATTGAAAAAAATAAAACTTCTATACAATTTGCAAATATTGATTTTGCAGAATTACTCCGTACAGTGATTGCAGAACTAACAGATTTTATTTCAGAGAAAAAACTATCCCTACACATAAATATACCAGATAGAGTGAGTTGCCCTTTGGATAGGGCGGAAATGGAACGAGCTATTCAAAATATTCTAATAAATGCTATACGCTATTCACCAGATGGCGAGCAAGTCATTGTTACTGTCACTGAAACTAATACTATAATAAGCTGTAGTATCGAAAATACTGGTGTTAAAATTCCAGAAACTACGATTTGCCACTTGTTTGAACCGTTTTATCGCGTAGACATTTCAAGGAATAGCGCAACCGGTGGCACCGGCTTAGGTCTGTATATTGTCCGAGGAATACTTGAAAATCATAATGCAGAATATGGTATCAAGAACACCGAAAATGGTGTGTGTTTCTGGCTGAGACTTCCGAAAAAGCAATAA
- a CDS encoding response regulator transcription factor has protein sequence MQNILVVEDDIDIQEILNNYLTDAGYKVIIASDGVAGIAKFNSEIDLVLLDIMLPKIDGYGVCEVIRQKSKVPIIMLTALSDEENQLRGFEQQIDDYIPKPFSPKILLCKIAAILRRGLQDNIDKDIIIYKDLRMDIEGFHLYCKEQEVILTQKEFDLLRLLLENQGRVFTRQMLLDRLWDFDTYVEDRIVDSHIKNLRKKLNVDYIETIRGVGYRIDKSN, from the coding sequence ATGCAAAATATTTTAGTCGTCGAAGATGATATTGATATTCAAGAAATATTGAATAATTACTTGACTGACGCTGGATATAAAGTAATTATTGCTTCTGATGGTGTTGCTGGAATTGCTAAATTCAATTCAGAAATTGACCTCGTATTATTGGATATTATGCTCCCTAAGATTGATGGTTATGGTGTGTGTGAGGTTATTCGGCAAAAGTCAAAAGTTCCCATTATTATGCTGACAGCTCTTTCGGATGAAGAAAACCAGTTGCGAGGATTTGAACAACAAATTGATGACTATATTCCAAAGCCCTTTTCGCCCAAAATTCTGCTCTGTAAAATTGCTGCTATTCTACGTCGCGGTTTACAAGATAACATTGATAAGGACATTATCATTTATAAGGATTTACGCATGGATATTGAGGGTTTCCATTTGTATTGTAAAGAGCAAGAAGTTATATTAACGCAGAAAGAATTTGATTTACTTCGCCTTTTACTTGAAAATCAAGGTCGAGTATTTACACGACAAATGCTACTTGATCGGCTATGGGATTTTGATACCTATGTTGAAGACCGTATTGTTGACAGCCATATCAAAAATCTAAGGAAAAAATTAAACGTAGATTATATAGAAACGATTAGAGGGGTGGGATATAGAATTGATAAAAGCAATTAA
- a CDS encoding recombinase family protein codes for MKNKKIKCDIYTRVSTTMQVDGYSLDAQKEKLKRYAEFQNMEIVNEYSDEGKSGKSVEGRPEFQRMLDNIENGTDEVQFVLVFKLSRFGRNAADVLNSLQRMQDFGVNLICVEDGIDSSKDSGKLMISVLSAVAEIERENILVQTMEGRKQKAREGKWNGGFAPYGYELVNGELQIAEDEAEIIRLIYDKFIHTNMGISAIAAWLNQHGYKKKKRQNNTLDAFASSFIKGVLDNPVYCGKLAYGRRKNEKVSGTRNEYRIVKQENYMLHDGIHEGIISETDWELAHQKREKTGVKYEKTHSLDHEHILSGILRCPLCGSGMYGNVNRKKKKDGTLYKDYFYYACKHRRLVDGHKCGYRKQWSEEKINNAVEEVIRKLVKNPKFEEAILNKIGSRIDTEEIEKEIEGLEKQHKQLTGAKARLGQQMDSLDIMDKFYEKKYQDMETRLYRLYDEIEGVENSIEEVKNRLLNIQQQKISEENVYQFLLYFDKLYDKFTDLEKKEFLNSFVEQVDIYEQEQPDGRFLKHIKFRFPVYFGDRETQELCWDNESTVETVCLMSKKDK; via the coding sequence ATGAAGAATAAAAAGATTAAATGCGATATATATACCAGAGTATCCACAACCATGCAGGTAGATGGCTACAGTCTGGATGCTCAGAAAGAAAAACTCAAGAGATATGCGGAATTTCAGAATATGGAAATTGTAAATGAGTATTCCGATGAAGGTAAGTCTGGAAAGAGCGTAGAGGGCAGACCGGAATTTCAGAGAATGTTGGATAATATTGAGAATGGAACAGATGAGGTACAGTTTGTATTGGTGTTCAAGCTTTCCAGATTCGGTCGTAATGCGGCAGATGTATTAAATTCTTTGCAGAGGATGCAGGATTTTGGAGTGAATCTGATTTGTGTAGAAGATGGAATTGACAGCTCAAAAGATAGTGGAAAGCTGATGATTTCTGTTCTGTCTGCGGTGGCAGAGATTGAACGAGAGAATATCCTTGTTCAGACAATGGAAGGACGTAAGCAGAAAGCCAGGGAAGGAAAATGGAACGGAGGATTCGCTCCATATGGTTATGAATTGGTAAATGGAGAATTACAGATTGCAGAGGACGAAGCGGAGATTATCCGTCTGATTTATGACAAATTTATTCATACAAATATGGGAATCTCTGCGATTGCTGCATGGCTGAACCAGCATGGATATAAAAAGAAAAAACGACAGAATAATACACTGGACGCATTTGCCTCTTCCTTTATAAAAGGCGTTCTGGATAATCCGGTATACTGTGGAAAGCTGGCTTATGGACGAAGAAAAAACGAGAAAGTTTCTGGTACAAGAAATGAATATCGCATTGTAAAACAGGAAAATTATATGCTGCATGATGGTATCCACGAAGGGATTATTTCAGAAACAGATTGGGAGCTGGCACATCAAAAACGGGAAAAAACAGGTGTGAAATATGAAAAAACGCATAGTCTGGATCATGAGCATATCTTATCTGGAATATTGAGATGTCCGTTATGTGGAAGCGGTATGTATGGGAACGTGAACCGAAAGAAAAAGAAAGACGGAACCTTATATAAAGATTATTTCTATTATGCCTGTAAACATCGTCGTCTGGTAGACGGTCATAAATGTGGATATCGTAAACAATGGAGCGAGGAGAAGATTAACAATGCAGTGGAAGAAGTTATCCGGAAGCTGGTGAAGAATCCTAAATTTGAAGAAGCAATTCTGAATAAAATCGGTTCAAGAATTGATACAGAAGAAATAGAAAAAGAGATTGAAGGATTGGAAAAGCAGCACAAGCAGTTGACCGGAGCAAAAGCAAGACTTGGACAGCAGATGGACAGTCTGGATATCATGGATAAATTTTATGAGAAGAAATATCAGGATATGGAGACAAGGTTATACCGTCTGTATGATGAAATTGAAGGCGTGGAGAACAGTATAGAAGAAGTCAAGAATCGCCTGTTGAATATTCAGCAACAGAAAATATCAGAAGAAAACGTCTATCAATTTCTTTTATATTTTGATAAACTATATGATAAGTTCACCGACCTGGAGAAGAAAGAATTTCTTAACAGCTTTGTGGAACAGGTGGACATTTACGAGCAGGAGCAGCCAGATGGCAGATTTCTGAAGCACATAAAGTTCCGTTTTCCGGTGTATTTTGGAGACAGGGAGACACAGGAACTTTGTTGGGACAACGAAAGTACCGTTGAGACGGTCTGTTTGATGTCTAAGAAAGATAAATAA
- a CDS encoding tetratricopeptide repeat protein: MSQPDFLYELFEDFMDDPVNQDFSMDNGLVCRWMTGQAKISPKISAYYSKPSNQEKLAHTIHQNLLPLMSDCNMAIQDIYTLFIQDDSISDAKKKNLTPLYKPASSRLLFLAKLISFGMERQFIKRNTKNQKLLAGGALSPIVLDYIMDSEVPKPCRHFIGRDKELEELYTVLEENRHVFLCGIAGIGKSELAKAYAKRYIKQYTNILYIEYTGNLHQDITDMDFIDDPPESTDQERFQRHNRFLRSLKSDTLLIIDNFNVTATQDSFLSVVLKYRCQILFTTRSKLDEYCTLPLKEIEDMNALFQLASVFYSEADTYRATVEKIIETVHSHTFAVELAAKLLENGISTPDQLLTRLQVEKASFHNEDKIKIIKDGQSSKATYYSHIHTLFSLYTLSLEQQDIMCNMCFLPSTGISARIFAKWLEMPTLNEINDLIETGFVQTTTRRTISLHPMIQEITLSETKPSVSSCHILLDSLQKICLMHGIEVDYYKKLFQTAGNIIELIEKDDIPKYLLFLENVFPYMDNYNYQKGMKAIIQELKNFLKRKDIGTDSDRALLLDFQATLEIKPEKAIKLEKDALAQIENITADNARLVSNLHANLGGLYRMNGHPDLAREHMEKSISLLDQFNLLHINDSIPQIANYAMFLTEQQEPERGISELQKLSGIIKEYHSDDCLDYAKVQETLGTIYLMTANLPQAKTHFKRAFKIYEKIWADEPEMIGAKYQEIQELYPQIGFCIGKNLSGLLTK, translated from the coding sequence ATGAGTCAGCCTGATTTTTTATACGAATTATTTGAAGATTTTATGGATGATCCGGTAAATCAGGATTTTTCAATGGACAACGGTCTGGTTTGCCGCTGGATGACTGGTCAGGCTAAAATCAGTCCTAAAATATCCGCTTACTATTCCAAGCCATCCAATCAGGAAAAATTAGCCCATACCATCCACCAGAATCTTCTTCCACTGATGTCTGACTGTAATATGGCTATACAAGATATTTACACTTTATTCATTCAGGATGACAGCATCTCAGATGCAAAAAAGAAAAATCTGACTCCCTTATATAAACCAGCCAGTTCAAGACTGCTGTTTCTTGCAAAACTGATTTCTTTTGGCATGGAACGCCAATTCATCAAACGTAATACCAAAAATCAGAAGCTGCTCGCCGGAGGCGCTTTATCCCCCATTGTGCTGGATTATATTATGGACAGTGAGGTTCCGAAACCATGCCGTCATTTTATCGGAAGAGATAAAGAACTGGAAGAATTATATACCGTGCTTGAGGAAAACCGTCATGTTTTCCTTTGCGGAATCGCCGGAATCGGAAAAAGTGAACTTGCCAAAGCCTACGCAAAGCGGTACATAAAGCAATACACCAATATACTTTATATAGAATATACCGGCAATCTTCATCAGGATATTACTGACATGGATTTTATTGACGATCCGCCGGAAAGCACTGACCAGGAACGGTTTCAAAGACATAACCGTTTTCTGCGTTCCCTGAAATCTGATACTCTGCTTATCATAGATAATTTTAATGTCACTGCGACACAGGACAGCTTTCTGTCAGTAGTATTAAAATATCGCTGCCAGATTTTGTTTACAACCCGAAGCAAACTGGATGAATACTGTACTCTGCCATTAAAAGAAATAGAGGATATGAACGCTCTCTTCCAGCTGGCATCAGTATTTTATTCAGAGGCAGACACGTACCGGGCAACAGTTGAAAAGATCATCGAAACTGTTCACTCTCATACTTTTGCCGTGGAACTGGCAGCAAAACTTCTGGAAAATGGAATCTCAACTCCAGACCAGTTATTAACAAGACTTCAGGTGGAAAAAGCATCTTTCCATAACGAAGATAAAATTAAAATAATCAAAGATGGACAAAGCAGCAAAGCCACCTATTACAGTCATATCCATACGCTGTTTTCTTTATACACTTTATCTCTTGAACAGCAGGATATCATGTGTAATATGTGCTTTCTTCCTTCCACCGGTATTTCTGCCCGTATATTTGCCAAATGGCTGGAAATGCCCACACTAAATGAAATCAACGATTTAATTGAGACTGGTTTCGTTCAGACAACAACACGTCGCACCATCTCTCTGCATCCGATGATTCAGGAAATCACCCTTTCAGAGACAAAACCATCTGTAAGTAGCTGTCACATATTACTGGATTCTTTACAGAAAATATGTTTAATGCATGGAATTGAAGTCGATTATTACAAGAAGCTGTTTCAGACAGCAGGAAACATCATAGAATTGATTGAAAAAGATGATATACCAAAATATCTACTTTTTCTGGAAAATGTTTTTCCATATATGGATAATTATAATTACCAGAAAGGTATGAAAGCAATCATTCAGGAATTGAAAAATTTTTTGAAGCGTAAAGACATTGGCACCGATTCTGACCGGGCATTGTTACTGGATTTTCAGGCTACTCTTGAAATCAAGCCAGAAAAAGCAATAAAACTGGAAAAGGATGCACTTGCCCAGATAGAAAATATCACTGCTGACAATGCTCGCCTTGTTTCCAACCTTCATGCCAATCTCGGTGGACTTTACCGCATGAACGGTCATCCCGATCTTGCAAGAGAACACATGGAAAAAAGTATCTCACTGCTTGACCAATTTAACCTGCTTCATATAAATGACAGCATACCTCAGATTGCCAATTATGCAATGTTCCTGACAGAACAGCAGGAACCCGAAAGAGGCATCTCTGAATTGCAAAAATTATCCGGCATCATCAAGGAATACCATTCCGATGACTGTCTGGATTATGCCAAAGTACAGGAAACCCTTGGAACCATTTATCTGATGACTGCCAATCTTCCGCAAGCCAAAACACATTTTAAAAGAGCTTTCAAAATATATGAAAAGATCTGGGCTGATGAACCAGAAATGATTGGAGCAAAATATCAGGAAATTCAGGAGTTATATCCACAGATTGGATTTTGCATTGGAAAAAATCTATCCGGTCTTTTAACAAAATAA
- a CDS encoding ATP-binding cassette domain-containing protein, with amino-acid sequence MSIRINDLTVRFKNGVVAVNKASLEIPKGIYGLLGENGAGKTTLMRVLTTVLKQTEGMVSLDGILYNEGNYEKIQKKIGYLPQEIDLYPNLTVKECLVYMGGLSGVARNDLEQRITYYLEKTSLTEHQNKKMRQLSGGMKRRVGLIQALLNNPDFLIIDEPTTGLDPEERIRIRNLLVDFSKDRTVLFSTHVVEDLAATCTQLAIMKKGSFLYSGSVSGLLENAKGCVWNCTVQNAEEARLLEANYSISSKQYVENGIHMKVLSKGKPNENCVLDNDITLEDAYIYLTNS; translated from the coding sequence ATGAGTATTAGAATAAATGATTTAACAGTTAGATTTAAAAATGGTGTAGTTGCAGTAAATAAGGCATCTCTTGAAATACCTAAGGGAATTTACGGACTTTTGGGTGAGAATGGTGCCGGAAAAACCACTTTGATGAGGGTTCTTACAACTGTTTTAAAACAAACGGAAGGAATGGTTTCCCTTGATGGAATTCTGTATAACGAGGGAAATTATGAGAAAATACAGAAAAAGATTGGTTATCTTCCACAGGAAATCGACTTATATCCGAATCTTACGGTGAAAGAATGTCTTGTATATATGGGGGGACTGTCAGGAGTAGCCAGAAATGACCTCGAACAAAGAATTACCTATTATCTGGAAAAGACTTCTCTTACAGAGCATCAGAATAAAAAAATGCGGCAATTATCTGGTGGTATGAAGAGACGTGTCGGACTCATACAGGCACTTCTTAATAATCCGGATTTTTTGATTATTGATGAACCTACCACCGGGTTAGATCCGGAAGAAAGAATCAGGATCCGCAATCTTTTGGTTGATTTTTCAAAGGATAGAACTGTGCTGTTTTCCACTCATGTAGTAGAAGATTTAGCAGCAACCTGTACACAGCTTGCCATTATGAAAAAGGGAAGTTTTTTATATTCTGGAAGCGTGAGTGGGTTGCTGGAAAATGCAAAGGGCTGTGTTTGGAATTGTACGGTACAAAACGCAGAAGAAGCCCGTTTGTTAGAAGCCAATTATTCTATATCATCTAAGCAGTATGTAGAAAATGGAATTCATATGAAAGTATTAAGCAAAGGAAAGCCAAATGAGAATTGTGTCCTGGATAATGATATCACTTTGGAAGATGCATATATTTATTTGACGAATAGTTGA
- a CDS encoding ABC transporter permease subunit, which yields MKTIIKRSILDYLKNPVLWIGLIIIVASMYQCLSSYLQIHYIKQNEQITQNDVALEDADVMDGYIPTSDDKERRREWEDTIKETLMDTSKNGFGFSRQEADHVMKEIQNMDVKTASEFLESQYGYYNAIYAYEDLEIHKGTAEEINHYIERKLSEHSFSWYFAKKFTDFAGLHMAFFATVLLSFLFIQDTRKSTYELLHTKPVTAIQYICGKVISGFISMLGVLVILNVIFFMLCLKTSLESGFPVTPIDFCVNSLIYIVPNLLMICCVYTITALIFKNPLPAAPILFLHIIYSNMLTMKNDIYYMRPFSIMVRFPGRFFETHVAKMSNINQIILVISSVILVCISVTIWKRRRVH from the coding sequence ATGAAAACAATCATAAAAAGAAGTATACTTGATTATTTAAAGAACCCTGTTTTGTGGATTGGCTTGATTATTATAGTTGCCAGTATGTATCAATGTCTGTCATCGTATTTGCAAATTCATTATATCAAACAGAATGAACAGATCACACAAAATGACGTAGCATTGGAAGATGCTGATGTCATGGATGGGTACATTCCCACATCTGATGATAAAGAAAGAAGAAGGGAGTGGGAAGATACGATCAAAGAGACGTTAATGGACACCTCCAAAAATGGTTTTGGATTTAGCAGGCAGGAAGCAGATCATGTAATGAAAGAAATTCAGAATATGGATGTAAAGACTGCTTCTGAGTTTTTGGAATCCCAATATGGCTATTATAATGCAATATATGCTTATGAGGACCTTGAAATTCATAAGGGGACAGCAGAAGAAATCAATCATTATATCGAGCGGAAATTATCCGAACATTCTTTTTCCTGGTACTTTGCCAAAAAATTTACGGATTTTGCAGGATTGCATATGGCCTTTTTTGCAACAGTCTTGCTATCATTTTTATTTATTCAGGATACACGAAAAAGTACCTATGAATTATTACATACAAAGCCTGTTACGGCAATCCAATATATATGTGGGAAAGTAATAAGCGGATTCATTAGTATGCTGGGAGTATTAGTGATTTTGAATGTTATATTCTTTATGCTGTGTTTGAAAACGTCTTTAGAATCGGGCTTTCCAGTAACACCAATTGATTTTTGCGTGAATTCTCTGATCTATATTGTTCCGAATCTTTTGATGATATGTTGTGTCTATACAATTACAGCATTAATATTTAAAAATCCGCTTCCGGCAGCACCAATCTTGTTTTTACACATTATATATTCAAATATGCTGACCATGAAGAATGATATTTATTATATGAGACCGTTCTCTATTATGGTGCGATTCCCTGGCAGATTTTTTGAAACACATGTAGCCAAAATGTCAAACATAAATCAGATTATTCTTGTAATTTCATCAGTTATATTAGTATGTATTTCTGTTACAATCTGGAAAAGGAGGAGGGTTCATTGA
- a CDS encoding sensor histidine kinase, with protein MEKIRNLSLKKTILLYFVISLTAAFLLSGFTVHFARNMQNKIWEKYIDYADYTDVFQQYGKKYEIEISRPNQSQMNRLDYHLSEMCDFMETYSVLIFSIVGSVAAVFLFYKNKLKTPLQELKDASQMIADNELDFHVSYENKDEMGTLCKEFEMMRSDLADNNRKMWRMIDDEKALRNAIAHDIRSPLSILRGYQEMLLEFVSAESIKTEDVIDILQTGMYQIDRIEHFTENMRKMSHLEQRELQCSEIELSELAKKIEAEAAMLSKKESKLCKVERAQEQNIVKVDEELVMEVTDNLLENAVRYAQKSIALQIKKKDGFLIISVEDDGIGFVDTEEKVTEPFYHKNPQDDLKHFGLGMYISRIFCEKHGGNLKIYNARQGGAHVEALFKAE; from the coding sequence ATGGAAAAAATAAGAAACTTGTCACTGAAAAAAACAATTCTGCTTTATTTTGTGATCAGCTTAACGGCAGCATTTCTGTTATCTGGATTTACAGTTCATTTTGCAAGAAATATGCAGAATAAAATATGGGAAAAATATATTGATTATGCAGATTATACGGACGTGTTTCAGCAATATGGAAAGAAATACGAGATTGAGATATCAAGACCTAATCAATCGCAGATGAATCGTTTGGACTATCATCTTTCGGAAATGTGTGACTTTATGGAAACATATTCGGTACTGATTTTTTCGATTGTTGGGAGTGTTGCTGCGGTATTCCTTTTTTATAAAAATAAGTTAAAGACACCTCTACAGGAACTAAAAGATGCCTCACAAATGATTGCAGATAATGAACTGGATTTTCATGTGTCCTATGAAAATAAAGATGAGATGGGAACTTTGTGTAAAGAATTTGAAATGATGCGAAGTGATTTAGCAGATAACAACAGAAAGATGTGGCGAATGATTGATGACGAGAAGGCTTTGCGGAATGCAATTGCACATGATATACGTTCTCCACTTTCCATATTGCGTGGGTATCAGGAAATGCTCTTAGAGTTTGTTTCTGCTGAGAGTATAAAAACAGAGGATGTTATTGATATCTTACAAACAGGCATGTATCAGATTGACCGTATAGAGCATTTCACGGAAAACATGAGAAAAATGTCCCATTTAGAACAGAGGGAACTGCAATGCTCAGAGATAGAATTATCGGAACTGGCAAAAAAGATTGAGGCAGAAGCTGCCATGCTGTCCAAGAAGGAAAGTAAATTATGTAAGGTAGAAAGAGCGCAGGAACAAAACATTGTGAAAGTGGATGAGGAACTTGTCATGGAAGTGACAGACAATTTACTGGAAAATGCGGTTCGATATGCACAAAAAAGTATTGCTTTGCAGATAAAGAAAAAGGATGGTTTTCTTATAATTTCTGTTGAAGATGATGGAATAGGATTTGTGGATACTGAGGAAAAAGTAACAGAGCCATTTTATCATAAGAATCCACAAGATGATTTAAAGCATTTTGGCCTTGGTATGTATATTTCTCGTATTTTCTGTGAAAAGCATGGAGGAAATTTGAAAATATATAATGCCAGACAAGGCGGTGCTCATGTAGAAGCTCTTTTCAAAGCTGAATAA
- a CDS encoding response regulator transcription factor yields the protein MKYKILVVDDDKELVKMLCSYFNMKQYETITATDGMEALNKIKMKPDIILLDINMPRMDGIEVCRLIRSKVLCPILFLTARVDEDDKINGLLSGGDDYITKPFSLRELEARIVTNIKREERHQQKTEYRFMDEMLIDYSEKIVAIAGHRMEFTKIEYQIIEFLSMHPGQVFDKERIYAQVCGYDAEGDSRTITELVRRIRKKIADYSEKEYIETVWGIGYRWKK from the coding sequence ATGAAATACAAGATTTTAGTTGTCGATGATGATAAAGAATTGGTGAAAATGCTTTGTAGTTATTTTAATATGAAACAATATGAAACCATTACGGCTACAGACGGAATGGAAGCATTAAATAAAATAAAAATGAAACCGGATATTATTTTATTGGATATCAACATGCCACGTATGGATGGGATTGAAGTATGTCGTCTGATACGCAGTAAAGTGTTATGTCCGATTTTGTTTCTAACAGCAAGAGTTGATGAAGATGATAAAATTAATGGGTTGCTTTCGGGTGGGGATGATTATATTACGAAACCATTTAGTCTTCGGGAGTTGGAAGCAAGGATTGTCACAAACATAAAGAGAGAAGAAAGGCATCAACAAAAAACGGAATACCGTTTCATGGATGAAATGCTGATTGATTATTCTGAAAAAATAGTAGCTATAGCTGGACACAGGATGGAGTTCACAAAAATTGAATATCAGATTATTGAATTCTTATCCATGCATCCGGGGCAGGTGTTTGATAAAGAACGTATATATGCACAAGTCTGTGGATATGATGCGGAAGGGGACAGTAGAACGATAACGGAATTAGTACGGCGTATAAGGAAAAAAATAGCGGATTATTCAGAAAAAGAATACATAGAAACTGTATGGGGGATTGGATACCGATGGAAAAAATAA